The following is a genomic window from Carassius gibelio isolate Cgi1373 ecotype wild population from Czech Republic chromosome B20, carGib1.2-hapl.c, whole genome shotgun sequence.
CATTTTCTCTGCTAGTTGCTCCGTGTTCTCTCTGATAGCCTGGGAGAGCTGGGACACTGGATTTAACATAAGATTGTCCAAAATTAcctgtgattaaaaaataaaacaaaatgaaagattcaAATTAGAAATTATGTAATTGCATTTTTTCCTATTCAGTTACTGAGAGGCACTGCCATTGGCTATGCAGGCTATTACACCCTGAGTAAATAACTAATGGATTAGTTTATTAGTGTAATGAGCAAAGTATTTGACCAAATTTGACCTCTTCACGGTTCCAGGGACGCCGTCTGGAACTGTCATGGTCGTTCATATTTGAGTCCTGGTCTATTGGACTAGTTGAGCCTGGAGGAACCTTTTGATAGTTCAGACTTGCCTCGGGTATATGCTGTACCAGCTGCAGATTAATCAGGGATGGGAAAGCACCAGTAAGAACACGTGGACATGACAATGGCAGGTTAAATTTGATGTTAAGAGACAAATATCTCTGAGCTCAGATTACAATGGAGGCTTCCAGGAGTAAATCTCTGGGAAGATATCTGTGTGGTCATGCTAATTCAATGGTGAATAGAAAAGGGTTCTATGTTCACAGTCACAGCAACTTTGATCCTAGTTTCTTCAAGatacatttggaaaaaaaaatttaatgtgaaCATAACCCGTTTTGTGAACACACAGCTTTAGGAGTGAATTAGGAAGTGAGTTTCCATGCATTGGGGGATTCCCTCATGCATAAAAAAGGTATAAACAACAGGTTTCAAAGCTGGACGTTGGACAGTTGTTAGTACATCAATACTGGCTCACAGAGAAAGTTATTAATTTTGGACACCACTTGGTAATAATGAGTGATGAATTCAGCACCTGAGGTAACAGGAACCTCTGTAATGATGCATATGGTCTCTGCACAAAAGagaaaatatacaacaaaatgtatgcaagattaaacaaaaatgtttacctTAGTCTTAGTCCTTTTTGGGACAGAATATAATTGTCATGAAGTGTATCATGGTATAGCAATCCAAGACTCCAAACCAAACAGGCTTGCTTACCTAAATTTAATCTACAATTAATCTAATCTaaattctaaaatctaaattttttcttctttgtgcTAATAAGGAAAATATAAAGATTTGCTGCATGttctgttttatattaaaaagtaatggaATGGGTCAATGTATATGATGAGATGTAATTTAACCAAGCAAGCAAACTTTAGGTGCACCTCCTCTCGGGTCGAGATAGTGGATGCTGGAGTATTAGGCATGGAGCCAGGGGAAGTGGCAGCTCCCATGCCTGACGATGTCTGGGAGTCACCATCCCCTGCAACATCATGGATTTCACGTGCGAGGATGGCCAGATCTTTGGCCAGATCTTGACTCAGCCTAAAGCAAGTAAGTAtatatgtaaaatgaaaaaattaaaaactaataacTCACAAATTAGCTAATCCATTAGCATACcacaccacaacaacaacaaaagttcaATAACCTGGCGATTTCTGCACTATGAGTAGACCAGTTCTGGAAGTGTTCGTTCTGAGTTTCATCCTCTTCCGTTTCCAAAGATTTTAGCCTCATTTGAATGGCCTTCTGTGGTGTCTGTGTCTGAGTTGAAGCTGAGGCGTGAGAGCGTTTATGTTTGGAATTGGTTTCAAACTCCTCCTCTGAGGTAGAGGAATTATCTGAATCCTTTTGTCTACAGTGGGAACCTcaaattacaaacaaacattttttttaaacaaaacaacaaattacAATATTGTCAGGGATAtcgaaaaatgtaattttattcagTTCTAGTGATCTTGTCTAGAGGAACTGTAGCTAGAGAACATCTCTGAGATTTAAGATACTCACCAGTTGTGCTACTGTGTTTAACTTGGTTAGAACGTGTACGAGTCGTGGAGTGTTTCCCTGATGATGCGGCCCCTTTGCTGGAAGCCTGCCTCACCTCACTTGAAGCCCCTTTCCTCACACTGCTATTTGCTTCTGTAGGACGGTTAGAAATGCCATGCTTGCTTGAGGTTGACTCATTGTCACTTGGAACAGTGAATGACCTTGTGCGTTTCCGAGGCATGGCAAGAATGTCAAGTCTCGACAGCTTCTTTCCCTCAGCAGGAGTCTTACTATGGTCGGAGCTCTGAGATGCACGGTCTGTCTCCACACCCTCATTGTCGGAGGCCTCACCTAGTCGAGCTCTGCGGAGCATGGAGGCACGGGTTGGTCTTGGGGCTGAAAGGCTATTGGACCTTGTCAGCACCTGCTGGCTTCCTTTGGTCATCTTATTAGGGTCCTCCTTCTGCAGGGGTGCAGTGAGTTTTTTGCGGCTGTTGGGTCGTGAACTTGACTCATGGTCAGAAGCCGCAGCTTCATGCCACAGCTGTTGAGCATGCTGATTATCTGAAAGGTCTAAAGAACCACGGTTACCAGCACTTCGACGGAGCTGTAGTGGACGACTTAGTTCAGCTTTACTGGTATTATCAGCAGGGGCATGATTTCTACGTTTTTCGGATAGTCGTTCACGAGCTGTAGGTGGTCGTGCTTTATCTTGTAAACCAGAAGATGACTTTTCTTTACGTTTATAACCTGCAGATGTGTGCTTCTTATTTGCACTGACAGGAGCATTTTTATTGCTGACCATGCTTACGGTACTGGCAGTATCAACATCTGAATCACCTGAAAGGGAGTCCTCTTGTGCAGGACAGCTTCCTTTTTTTGGTTGCTGACTAGATTCAGGTAACGTTTCTTCTGGTGATGATTTCTCTGCTTCCTTAGGATAGGGAAATGTATCTCGAACAGCTTCCTCAGTATCGAGGCTTCTCAAAGCAGGATGACTAGAGATATGAGGCAGTTTCTTGACTTGAATGTTATCACTTGGCCTATCTTTGGTAAAACTCTCCTGTCGAACAAATGACATTGATGTCTCTTTGGTGGGCACCACATCCCTGTTATGCGTCTGAAGATTTGGGGCTGATGAGTTAGGCTTCACTGGACGCCTGGACTCATGGCCACTCAAATGTCGTATCAAGACAGTTGTTGGAGGTATCTTGGGAGAGGAGTCTCTCTCTGGCTGTGAAAGAACTGGTCTTTTGGACACATCTGACTTGCAAGAACCATCCTCAGAGCCAATATAAAATGAGGTGGGTTTAGGAGTGGGTGTTGGCAACTCTCTTAATCCTCTGGAATGGTTAACGTTTTCAGAAGGTGAATGTAATGTAGTTCCTCTCTTTACTTGGCTCCTTCCACTCCTATCAAGGATAGAGCTGTCGTCTGAACGGCTAGTGTCACTCAGACTGTCTGGGTCCACATCTTCTTGGACACGTAGCCTCTGAGTGCAGTCCTGCTGCTGTGGTGCTCGGGAACCTTTCTCTGGTGGCTCATGGTCTATGTTTGATTCATGCCGAATCAAGATACTGGGGGTGGTGTTCTCCAGTTTTTCTCCAGGTGGAACCTGAGGAAGTAGTCGCCTGGTTCTGGAACCTTGACTGCCCTCTGACTCCAAGAAATCCAAGCTTTGACTAATCGTTGATGTCACACTGTCATCTTAAACATTATAAGAGtgaaaataattaggaatttGCTGGCCTATACATAAAATCGAAAACTGTATTGAAACACCAACTCAAACACCACTAGTGGTTTTTAATGACTGTACCTCTGTCTGCAGGTCCACTTTGGGATGGAATTCCCATAGATCCTTGAGTAGCCCCAGGATCACTGTAAGTGTCTGCTAGGCTGGCCCAGCGTGAGACCCATTTAGGCCCTCCTACCTCGGGATGTGCCTAAGTCAAAAAGAGTAACACCTAACAATCATAATTACTCATCAATTGTTCACTATTTACAAACACAGTCGGACACAGTATTTCAGTAATAAAGGAGGGCAGTGCTGTCTGAGCTATATGTAATTGCAATACCTGCAGTGAGATGACTTGGTCCCCACCATAGCCCTGTGATGAAGTTGACATTACATCAGCTGCCATACCATGGCTATGACTCAAGAATAGTTGCTCATCTTTACCACCATCAATCGCAGGCCTATAAACCCCAAGTGTCTGACCACTGTATTCTGGTGCATCTAAAACACCAAACACCTGtgaaatatgaacaaatataATTTACCATGTTTCTCAAATACCactgtcttccattgttcagaccAAAGAGTCATGTCTGAACAGGTGGTGCCAACCCAAAGTCACACCAGCAGTTGAAACAGAAGTTGACATTTCGGACCACTCGAACAAACAGCACAATGCTTTGAAAGTGCCACAGAGCCACAGTTCCCTTTCATACTGTAGGTTCACTTCAATACTGCAATGATTTCATCGCTATGGGAACATCTCCGAtatgacgaatgtctgaagccctttTACCATCATGTCAATTCATTGCTCAAATAGTGCTTAGCACCACCCTTTGCATACATCACGTATGTTATATCAGTCTGCTGCTTGCAATTTCATCAGATTTCATTTCCTTCAGGAAGCAGATCATCTGTTGCCTGTAGGAAAGTGTACTTTTCGTCATGTTCTCAGCTATTTTTGATCATGAGAAGTTTAGTCCTCTTCAGTGGATGTGCTACAGAAGATATATTAAGCCATGTGAGAGGTTAATCACAGGAGCTGACACTCACGACAGGTGCGTACTATGTTTGGGCTTTCAATATGCTCAGGTGGAGCTTAATGGTCTATCTGATTGTCAACACTGCAATAGTCTTTGGCTAAAGGTATTGCGctctaaggccccgtccacatggAGACGGAGCTTACTCCAATcctatcttttttttcctcgtctcaagaaatatccgcgtccacacgaaaccgcataatgatgtagtatacatgccagaccagtatgtggcactgtaattctgccacagagatacactaaaaacagagaagaagacttggactatgctcataaaccttgcgcgtggtacacaaacgaacatggaacaatacatttattaatcagtgttaatgttagttaataaaaagacaatcgttcagtgtttgttcatgtttttgttgctgttatgtgacgtagaggtgtctgactaggggggagacgtgggctgatgacgtcattgtttcagaaaatatacggattagccgtccagacgaaaacgcaaagacggggttttcaaatttatccactctgggacccggtttcaaaaaatagcggtttcaccttatgaaaacgtcagatccgtgtggacgaaacgcatattcaataaaaaatttgtgcgtattcacagaaatgcGTCTCTGTGTGGAAGGGGCCTAAGCCTTTTCTACGTTTCGTTTGTAGACTTTGTCAGAGAAACTGTTGACACTTAAGACGGTTCTTCTGGTGGCATTATCCTTCCTGAAGAGAGTAGGGACGTGCAGGATCTTACCATCAGCCCTTTGTGTGTAGACTTTGTGGACTGGTTAAAGTCTTGCTGTGACCCAGGCCAGATTATGTTCCTAAGGTTGCTTCGACTCTGTTTCGCTTAAAGCAGGTGGTCTTCGAGGTCCTTGCCTGGTGAGGGCACTGAAGGTCTATGTTAACCGCACAGCCCAGTGGCGTGGATCAGACcaattgtttgtatgtttttgtggTAAAAATAGGGGATCTTCTTTCACCAAACAGAGAAGGTCACATTGGATCTATCTGGCCTATGAGGTGCATGGCTTGCCTTAGCCTTTAGCGGTGCATGCTCATTCTCCAAGAGCAGTAGCTTCTTCTCATGCTTTCTTTAAGGGGTCTGCGATGGATGTCTGTGCTGCTTGAGCAGACACTTTCCCTGGTCTTCCAGTTATCCGAGGTACGCCAAGGCGTTATGGTGTAGCGTTCCCATAGCAATGAAGTCATTGCAGCATTGAAGTTATTAAGTTTCCTATTAAAGGAAATGtctaggttatgtatgtaaccttggttacctgaatagggaatgagatgctgcgaTGCTGGCCATTCTGTACCTCCAATAGCACTTCCTTCATCATGTGAAAATCTGATGAAATAGCGCATAGCGTAGCGTAAATGATGAACACAAAAGGCAGTGCTAAGCAGTATCTGGCCAATGATTTGACGTGATGGTATAAGGGCTTCAGatattcgtcacaccggaggtgttccaaTAGCGATGACTTCAttgcagcatctcattccctatTCAGGATACCAAGTTTACATACGTAACTGAGACGTTTATCCCACCTCAACTTTGCTTACTTATGATATCTCTGTAGTAAACTGGGATAGGAGAAAGTAGTTTAACATTAACAAATTACACCTGCTTCATCAttgttaaagtgcccctattattggtaatgaaaggttcatattttggttttgggagtcccaaAACCCCTCTTTTGCATGACTGATTGGTCAGATTGGTCTCTCACCGCAGGGTGATTGGTCAGATTGGTCTCATTTATGTTACCTGTAAtacctgataaagcagtgtttgtgagtgcAGTACTGCTATGTTTACAGCGTTACCAGGGAAacgaaaagaaaaacacatgggcaggtaatatgctaatgtttcatggtGACATCAACATGAAACAGCTTGGGATTTGTTTTTAAGAATTACTCCTTTCAAAGATTCAAAGTCGACTCTTTCTTTGAGAGACAATACATTTATACATGgttcactttcagatttaaaactttgcaggatgtttttagTCACTTacagctgtgttacacactgcatggaaattttcaaaaatccataataaggGCACTTTAAAGTCAGTCAATGACTACTCCGGATTTTGACTCTGGTATACACCAGTGGTATACAGTAACTTttcttaagaaaaagaaaaaaatggtttgTTACCTGATCAATCATACTTCTGGCTTCCTCCACTTCCTTATCTTGTGACTCTGTCTCAATTGTGTAGGTACCAGCATCACTCAGACTGTCCTCCTCCTCAGTTCGTGTTACCCTTGGGCCCTTATTTTCAACACCACTAACTAACAGTGTTGAAAACGGTGACACAGGTGACCCAGCTGAGCGGAGTGGGGAGGCACTAGAAACTGGACACCTTGCTTGGGTTTGGGAAGTGACAGAAACAGGTGAGGTTGCTGGAATAAGAGACTGGGATAATGCAGGTAGTTGGGATGGAGAAGAAGGGTATGATACAGATGAGGGTCCAGGTGGCTCTGCTGGGGAGAGTAAAAGAGTGTGTGATGGGGACATCATCACAGGTGGGGCAGACATAGGAGGTGGGGAAGTCTTTCCCGTATCCTTCAAGAACTCAACAGTAAATTCCTGAGCTAGTTTGGACTTCTTGCCGACACTCCCAAAAGGCTTAATGGTGATAGCTGGTGAAGAGCGAGATGAGGTCCCTAATAAAGATGTGCTCATCCCACTGtcttctgttttctctctcttcagtGAGCTTGATCGCTGTGAACCTCCATGGCTTAAACCTTTCAGTGGAACAGTGATTTGCTGTGTTGGAGGAACATGCCCGTGCATAGAGACAGGCCTTTCCCCATGACCTTTCCGTCTTTCTAGTTTGGCCTTCAGTGCAGAGTAGGAGTCAGCATGTGCAGAGTTGTGGGTAAACGACTGTGACCGCTTCTTTCTGGGATTATCATCAAAAAACTCAATAATGAAGGCCTGTTGGGAGTGCGGCTCAGGGTGAATGGACTTAACCTCTGTCTGGGGAGGAGAAGAGGCTTCTTGAACAGGATGGACCTCGCATTCATCAAGTTCTCCTTGATGGTGTTTGTGTGGAGAGACTGACTGGGGATGATGAAACTTTTGCATTGAGACAGACTCTTGGGACTGAACTGATTCAGATGGTTCAGATTTCCTTGATTGAGCTGACTGGTGTGACTGTACTGATGTTTGTGATTGAATGGAATGATGTGACTTGCTGCGTTGTCCTTTCAttttagggtcttctgaatcacTCTGGGTTCCATCTTCATGATGGTGTCCTATTAAGTTTATAGATATAATTGAATTTATGGCTGTCGTTCTGCTTAtgataaaaagtaatgcaaataaTCATGCTTTGTATAACTGAATAGTAGCTTGTTCATTATTTTCTGAAGTTTGCAGCTAGCCTGCATCACTAAAGTCTGGAGTTCACTAcacaactttttaaaaacttttaatatatatttttttaaacactaggCATCATACACTTAAAAAACTGGTCATCATACACAACACGACTGAGGATGATACACTAGCAGACTTTGAAGTTGTGTGTTCTAAAATTGGCTGAAactatcaaacatgtttgatatcctcTGACTGGGTGGATTTAGAGTCTGAAGCTAAAAAGTCTGTGCTTCATCAAGTCTGTGACCATTATACACTACACAGTTGTCTATGGAATTTCTCAAatcaaatctgcagactggctttGACTTTCGGCAACTAGCATTAACTTCTCCAGATtgtaaatcagtgaaaaaacGGGGCAAACATCGGGTAGTGTATTACAGGCTTAAACCACTCCTACCAAAAGCAGACAACATAACCACATAATGTGATGTTTAAAtagcacacatatatttattttagaacaTTATGCATAGAAAATTATGCATTAATCTAAGTCTTAAAGAAAGTGCATTTTTACTGTCAGTGCAAGATGTCTCTTACCTTTGAGTGTCCGAATATGCATCGCCAAGTCACTCTTAGTGCTGTACACATCCTCACATGGAGGCCGTCTGCACATCATACTGACATCACTCTGCACAAGCCAATCTGCCACTTTGCTCTCAGCTGATAGAACATCTGTGGGTGTGGCTATCAGAGAATTATTGGGCTGCTGCTGTTGTTTGCTACGCTGACGAGAGGAAAACttggtcacatgatccttgattTTCATTTTGCCTGGCATGCAGTCGTCAAACTCTATAGTAAAAGAAGCGTGACTCTGGACAACTGGAGGTGTAGAAATTAGAGGAATATTGGTGTCTTTGGTTGGGATATCAATTAAATCTGTTGCTGGGGATTTGGGTTGTATATGGAACTCCTTTGTTGGAATTTCAAAATAACTTGGCTCTCTGTGGTACGGGTAGGTTGACTTGACCTGGCTGTCACTGATCTCCTGAACAGATATGTTAAATTCATCCTCAGCTGTCGGGGCCTCCTTTGTGATGTCTGTCAAGAGACACCCACACCAAACTGTAAATATGGTAAGACAAATATCCATatcaataaaacacaaaagtGGCCATAAGTGAGGACAAGTGCTTACCTGAATGACTCTCACCTGACCTTCGTATTTCATTGTGTGCTTCCTTGTTCCCAGAGTCCTCCTCACCCCACCATGATGGCTGGCCATACAGTGGTGTTGGCCGGGGTACAGGTGACTCTGAAGAGGAACAATTAAACAGGTAAAACTCAGAAAGAGAGGCGGTATATTGGATGAAATTGAGATGAAAAGCTGGTTACCATGTTGGTTATCATGCAATTTATTCAACAAGCAATTCCTGAAGTATCTAAACTTCTTGAAGTAACCAGTATACTGGATGAATTTGCAATATACATTTGAGAGAGTAAGTTTTTTTGGAAATATATTTCTACCTGAAACAAGATTTTATTGAGAAAATCTCAGTAATTTATATTATACTGAGCATTAATTCGAATTATTTTGCTCAGACGTCTTTATTACGCGTTAAAGTAACTACAGTAGAACAAATAATTAACAAGTGCAAGCTTATCTATGAATCAAATACATCACACTAATAcacaaaaatgattaatttagTATTAACTTAGTACTAGTATTAATTAGTATTAATTAGTATGAActaatatatttgtttatctattattattattattattattattattcaaattattattattattacttcagtattttatctaaacagtaaaaaccctcatgtctttcttccatttacatttttttcccaaattattattgtaactgataatatgtaataaaaatatgacGTGTAGGAATATTTTCACTAACTGGCTACTTTCactttgtactggctactgtatacaggccaccaggatacatcaggaagataacttaaaaagcagtcttttgtggtataTGTGATGGTTCTTCCAAgattaactgcctttaactatcattttgcattattgacacactgttttcctaatgaatgttgttcagttgctttgacgcaatgtattttgtttcaagcactttataaataaaggtgacttgaattgacttgacttgactaacgATTTCAGACTTTTAGACACTGTCAAATGGATTTAGTGAGCTTTTCAGCGTTTGGCCTTACAGGATGCGAGGTGCATCAGCCATGTGGTAACTGCTCATTGATGGACATGTCAGTGCATTGCCAGCAGCTGGGCTAAGGCACAAGGATTATCTTTAGTATCTGTCACTTGACCAAGAGCTCAACTGGGAGGGGTTTACAAATAAACCAGGCCACTGTACTGCAGCCTTACAGATAAGCAGAGATTAACAAAGGCTGTGCTAACAGATAGATTGTTGTTGTCAAATATCCATgttacaaagcattttttttaacactctCTCACCTCTATCTTTTTCTCCTGACTTTGGTCATACTTGATCACTCTCACCTGTGAGACTCTTGCGTTCAGAGCGCTCTAATTTGGACTTTTCCTCCTGTAGGTTCTGTTGCTTGCTTTCTGTAGACTGTATGCCCATTTGCAGATGACTGGTGTACTTCTCATGCTGACATAGCAGGGGGAAGTTGacaaaaaaagaatacatttataaatatatattacatagaacagaaaatagaaatagaaaatacatattcacacacaaacagataaatCCATACCTTGAGGGCCTCTTCAGGAACTTTATGTTGACTCCTTTCAAGAATATACACATGTGAATGTGCTCTTAATGTTAAGTCaatatattatcatttaaatgtatataatctTTAAAGGAAAACGCCACAGTTTTTCGATAtttcactatgttcttccctcagcTTAGATGAGTGGATACATACCTCTCCCATCCAATTGCTGTTGTGCGCGGTGCCACTATGTTAGCGCTTAGCCttgcaccattcattccttaagatccaaacagggatgaatttataAGCCATTTACTGTGCCAAGGTCGAAGTGCTACAAAGTGCTCTTCCaccatacattatagttatcaATTTTTATCCACTTACAAAAtcgccacattttattttgtgtcgCCATACTTACTCATGTAACTGCTCATGTAACTGTCTTTCAAAAGGCAAAACATATAactgtttggtggcttctaaattcatccctgtttggatcctaaagaatgaatggtgctaagctaaacgctaACACAGTGGCGCACGCGTTACACCAATTGAGCGCACGCACTGAGAcgggagaggtatgtatcaactcatctaagttaagggaagaacatagtgaaaTATGGAAAAAAGCTATAACAGCTAATCAGGAAAAAAGGATATCATATCCAAAACGAACAATGTCCGACAGCTTGAGGGTTATGTATGTTTGGTCTGGAATTCTCAAGTCATTCACAAAGgtctgaaaaagaagaaaagaaaggaaataaaaatgtttatgtgcTTGAGATACAGGGATGCCAGAGTTATTATGCTTTCATCCAAAACATACAATTAGAAAATGTTCCTTAGAAATGAGGATCAACACGAGAAATCTGTTGAGATTCAGAGTACAGAGGACTGCTTCTGTTTCGACGAAGAAATGCATACAGTTTCATAACAATTTGAGGACAtataagtgatgacagaattttcgagtgaactatcccttaagaAAGCTTCCAATCCTAACCATAAAACATTTGTCACAGGAACATGGTCTGGTACAAGGGTTAATTGATCATATCTGTAATGCAGTGAGGGCATCTGCAACAGCATCCCAAAGGCATGTTTGTCTGTTACCCAGGGGAAAAATCATTCAGTCTTTCACAGGTAACATCATGGTAGTCTGGAAAATGCAGTCATGTGTTCATGCCTCAGTCTTTCTGAATTTCAGTCACATTTGCTATGTTGCTTACCCCATTTAAACTTCCAAGATCCTTGACGAGGTGCTCATCTGTGGCAGGGTTATAGTTGATAACAGCATGTTGTTTATCCACACTACGAGACTAAAGGAAGAAAAACATGTTCACATCCAACATCTTGCTTATTCTTGAATCTAACTCCACTGGAAATTATAATGTCAGCATAGGTTGGATATTTACAGCTGTTCAACAAATCCCACATTTGTGCTGTGTGTGATAATTTGGCCACACAAGGGTACCACTAAAGTAACATttagaataataatgaatatgaatatttggaAAATTTATGTTGTAGTCATTTGTCTTTTAAGGTGAGTGTAAGAATGTCAGATTATTCCTTccattattctttctttttttttttttttatgtcttaacTGATACAATGTGGTATGGAAAGTGGTCTAAGCTAAAGTGCACCTACACTGTTTACATAGTTCCTTGGATTGCCTGATTAACAGAATCCTCATGTAAATAGTGCATTAATACAGCCACTGGAAGATTGGCTGACCAGAACTGACAacaaattagatttaaaattgACTTCAGTGTCTTTACTTTAGCAAGTAAACCATACTATATTTTTGCAAGTAAACTAATGTATACCCCTTTTATTCTGATGTCCACAGGGGTTGTCATGGTTGTTCAAGATAATACCCCTGTGGGTTACAGAGATTGACACAGAATTCTAAACTGGAGTGAGGTCCTGGAGAGAAAACTTTGTTGACTGAAGTTGAGTTCTCATAAAAACATAGGGACTTGGTTTCTGTTGACTCTGCAAGACCCTGTTCAGTTGTGGAATACCCCCTTTCCCCTGACTCTTGCTCAGGGGAAACTCAGATGTTAGTGGAGGGGGATGAACCCTAAACTAATTATGCAGATAAAACAAAGAGTCTGTCATTGGATTCGTGCTTCTACAACAAGGAACACTCAACTTTTTTTGAAAACAGTCTCTTTTTCCAATTCCCTTAGAGGTAAATagttttagcttagcatagatcattgaatctgattagaccgctagcatcttgctcaaaaaatgaccaaagagttgtcatatttttcctatttaaaactacTTCTGTAGTTGTATCGTGTAGTAAGaccgacggaaaatgaaaagttgagaTTTTCTAGGCCAGTATGTCTACGAAttatactctcattctggcataataatcaaggaactttgctgtcGTACCATGTGTTCAGCAGGCGAAGTGATATTAGGCAGCacattaaaatattactgtttcccaaaaaaaaggtttttgcagTTGTGTTTTGTATTGACCTCAGTAGTATTCTCTAGGCAGTGAAGTACatctacatttatatttattcatttagcagatgcttttattcaaagtgacttacaaatgaggacaacggAACAATATGGAATCAGTCAAATtcaacaaaagaacaacaatTGATatgcattaaatcattttttatgaTCATGATCAGCGatcatgattttcattttttttttaatttaagcttcAGTTGTCTATTACAAACATACCTGACACAACGTGCATAATTTTGACCTATCAGACTGCAGAACAGTCTCCAGTCTTTTACACATTCACACTTACTTTGGCAGATGCAAGGTATCTTTTACAGTAGATAAAACTATTAAATAGTTTCCTTACTGTTATTGTACATAA
Proteins encoded in this region:
- the cep170bb gene encoding centrosomal protein of 170 kDa protein B isoform X6; translated protein: MSVTSWFLVSSSGTRHRLPREMIFVGREDCELMLQSRSVDKQHAVINYNPATDEHLVKDLGSLNGTFVNDLRIPDQTYITLKLSDIVRFGYDSHVYILERSQHKVPEEALKHEKYTSHLQMGIQSTESKQQNLQEEKSKLERSERKSLTESPVPRPTPLYGQPSWWGEEDSGNKEAHNEIRRSVWCGCLLTDITKEAPTAEDEFNISVQEISDSQVKSTYPYHREPSYFEIPTKEFHIQPKSPATDLIDIPTKDTNIPLISTPPVVQSHASFTIEFDDCMPGKMKIKDHVTKFSSRQRSKQQQQPNNSLIATPTDVLSAESKVADWLVQSDVSMMCRRPPCEDVYSTKSDLAMHIRTLKGHHHEDGTQSDSEDPKMKGQRSKSHHSIQSQTSVQSHQSAQSRKSEPSESVQSQESVSMQKFHHPQSVSPHKHHQGELDECEVHPVQEASSPPQTEVKSIHPEPHSQQAFIIEFFDDNPRKKRSQSFTHNSAHADSYSALKAKLERRKGHGERPVSMHGHVPPTQQITVPLKGLSHGGSQRSSSLKREKTEDSGMSTSLLGTSSRSSPAITIKPFGSVGKKSKLAQEFTVEFLKDTGKTSPPPMSAPPVMMSPSHTLLLSPAEPPGPSSVSYPSSPSQLPALSQSLIPATSPVSVTSQTQARCPVSSASPLRSAGSPVSPFSTLLVSGVENKGPRVTRTEEEDSLSDAGTYTIETESQDKEVEEARSMIDQVFGVLDAPEYSGQTLGVYRPAIDGGKDEQLFLSHSHGMAADVMSTSSQGYGGDQVISLQAHPEVGGPKWVSRWASLADTYSDPGATQGSMGIPSQSGPADRDDSVTSTISQSLDFLESEGSQGSRTRRLLPQVPPGEKLENTTPSILIRHESNIDHEPPEKGSRAPQQQDCTQRLRVQEDVDPDSLSDTSRSDDSSILDRSGRSQVKRGTTLHSPSENVNHSRGLRELPTPTPKPTSFYIGSEDGSCKSDVSKRPVLSQPERDSSPKIPPTTVLIRHLSGHESRRPVKPNSSAPNLQTHNRDVVPTKETSMSFVRQESFTKDRPSDNIQVKKLPHISSHPALRSLDTEEAVRDTFPYPKEAEKSSPEETLPESSQQPKKGSCPAQEDSLSGDSDVDTASTVSMVSNKNAPVSANKKHTSAGYKRKEKSSSGLQDKARPPTARERLSEKRRNHAPADNTSKAELSRPLQLRRSAGNRGSLDLSDNQHAQQLWHEAAASDHESSSRPNSRKKLTAPLQKEDPNKMTKGSQQVLTRSNSLSAPRPTRASMLRRARLGEASDNEGVETDRASQSSDHSKTPAEGKKLSRLDILAMPRKRTRSFTVPSDNESTSSKHGISNRPTEANSSVRKGASSEVRQASSKGAASSGKHSTTRTRSNQVKHSSTTGSHCRQKDSDNSSTSEEEFETNSKHKRSHASASTQTQTPQKAIQMRLKSLETEEDETQNEHFQNWSTHSAEIARLSQDLAKDLAILAREIHDVAGDGDSQTSSGMGAATSPGSMPNTPASTISTREEVILDNLMLNPVSQLSQAIRENTEQLAEKMKALFHNKTEVWDEIEAKINVENEVPILKTSNKEISSILQELRRVQRQLEVINTIVEPGGILKIQPMAPAPGGKTKSASKEFTSPTSANANASTKRGPRGPEGGRYVI